A window of the Salipiger sp. H15 genome harbors these coding sequences:
- a CDS encoding Ppx/GppA family phosphatase, with amino-acid sequence MDGNGDSSQGDAGLFGRPLFEDPRARRLSKVGVVDIGSNSVRLVVFDGAARSPAYFYNEKIMCGLGAGMSETGRLNPEGKIRALAALKRFQTLARGMDLPPLTAVATAAMREAEDGPAFRAEIEQATGLKIWVIDGDEEARLSAQGVLLGWPGANGLVSDIGGSSMELAEIRGGQIGKRATSELGPLKFKDMEGGKKAREKYVAKAIEGLAERMGTEPSPLFLVGGSWRAIARIDMERLGYPLHVLHEYRMTVESALETLKFIEEADLDALRGACGISSARMSLVPYASEVLAELLRVFQPTGIAISSYGIREGLLYEQMPQMLRDRDPLIEACRFAEAKDARLPGFGKKLFRFVLPLFPGATEATLRIVKAACLLHDVSWRAHPDYRAETCFDNATRANLGGLDHPERVFLGLALLHRYRNKREGTRFEDFYTLLDKERTQEAEILGKAMRFGSMLWMSDVSQEDGAQFDWDPEERRLRLHMTEEAAPLYGEVAEARLMSLAKALSARELLLDIDGAEPRSLI; translated from the coding sequence ATGGACGGTAACGGCGACTCCAGCCAGGGCGATGCCGGACTTTTCGGACGGCCGCTCTTCGAGGATCCCCGCGCGCGGCGCCTGTCGAAGGTCGGCGTGGTGGACATCGGCTCCAACTCCGTGCGCCTCGTCGTCTTCGACGGCGCGGCGCGCAGCCCGGCCTATTTCTACAACGAGAAGATCATGTGCGGGCTCGGCGCCGGCATGTCCGAGACCGGGCGGCTCAACCCCGAGGGCAAGATCCGCGCGCTGGCGGCGCTGAAGCGCTTCCAGACCCTCGCCCGCGGCATGGACCTACCGCCGCTCACCGCCGTCGCCACCGCCGCCATGCGCGAGGCCGAGGACGGCCCCGCCTTCCGCGCCGAGATCGAGCAGGCCACGGGCCTCAAGATCTGGGTGATCGACGGCGACGAGGAGGCGCGGCTCTCGGCGCAGGGCGTGCTGCTCGGCTGGCCGGGCGCGAACGGGCTGGTCAGCGACATCGGCGGCTCGTCGATGGAGCTTGCCGAGATTCGGGGCGGCCAGATCGGCAAGCGCGCCACCTCGGAACTGGGCCCGCTGAAGTTCAAGGACATGGAGGGCGGCAAGAAGGCGCGCGAGAAATACGTCGCCAAGGCCATTGAGGGGCTGGCCGAGCGCATGGGCACCGAGCCCTCGCCGCTGTTCCTCGTGGGCGGCTCGTGGCGCGCCATCGCGCGCATCGACATGGAGCGGCTCGGCTACCCGCTGCACGTGCTGCACGAATACCGGATGACCGTCGAGTCGGCGCTCGAGACGCTGAAGTTCATCGAGGAGGCCGACCTCGACGCGCTGCGCGGCGCCTGCGGCATCTCCTCGGCGCGGATGAGCCTCGTGCCCTATGCCTCCGAGGTGCTGGCCGAGCTGCTGCGGGTGTTCCAGCCCACCGGCATCGCCATCTCGAGCTACGGCATCCGTGAGGGGCTGCTCTACGAGCAGATGCCGCAGATGCTGCGCGACCGCGACCCGCTGATCGAGGCCTGCCGCTTTGCCGAGGCCAAGGACGCGCGCCTGCCGGGCTTCGGCAAGAAGCTCTTCCGCTTCGTGCTGCCGCTCTTCCCCGGCGCGACCGAGGCGACGCTGCGCATCGTCAAGGCGGCCTGCCTGCTGCATGACGTGAGCTGGCGCGCCCACCCCGACTACCGGGCCGAGACCTGCTTCGACAACGCCACCCGGGCCAACCTCGGCGGGCTCGACCACCCCGAGCGGGTGTTCCTCGGCCTTGCCCTGCTGCACCGCTACCGCAACAAGCGCGAGGGCACGCGGTTCGAGGATTTCTACACGCTGCTCGACAAGGAGCGCACGCAGGAGGCCGAGATTCTCGGCAAGGCGATGCGCTTCGGCTCGATGCTGTGGATGTCGGACGTGAGCCAGGAGGACGGCGCACAGTTCGACTGGGATCCCGAGGAACGCCGACTGCGCCTCCACATGACCGAGGAGGCCGCGCCGCTCTACGGCGAGGTGGCCGAGGCGCGGCTCATGTCGCTGGCCAAGGCGCTCTCGGCCAGGGAGCTGCTGCTCGACATCGACGGCGCGGAGCCCAGGTCGCTCATCTGA
- a CDS encoding molecular chaperone DjiA encodes MSIWSRITEALAALAKGEGLTTVFERLRQPPERSVAFTIAVIALSAKMAKADGQVTRNEVAAFREIFTIAAEDEPAAARVFNLARQDVAGFEEYARRIRRMFDGNAQQLSDLMEGLFYIAMADGNYHSAENAFLERVAEIFEMPDTAFRALRARFVPDCAPDPFTVLGVSPDMPMDEIRRRWRQLVRESHPDVMCARGLPEEAIKLSERRLIAINQAWEEISARERV; translated from the coding sequence ATGTCGATCTGGTCCCGCATCACCGAAGCACTTGCCGCCCTTGCCAAGGGCGAGGGGCTCACGACTGTCTTCGAGCGGCTGCGCCAGCCGCCCGAGCGCAGCGTCGCCTTCACCATCGCCGTCATCGCCCTCTCGGCGAAGATGGCCAAGGCCGACGGGCAGGTCACCCGCAACGAGGTCGCCGCCTTCCGCGAGATCTTCACCATCGCCGCCGAGGACGAACCGGCGGCGGCGCGGGTCTTCAACCTCGCCCGGCAGGACGTCGCGGGGTTCGAGGAATACGCGCGCCGCATCCGCCGCATGTTCGACGGCAACGCGCAGCAGCTCTCGGACCTGATGGAGGGGCTCTTCTACATCGCCATGGCCGACGGCAACTACCACTCGGCCGAGAACGCCTTCCTCGAGCGGGTGGCCGAGATCTTCGAGATGCCCGACACCGCCTTCCGCGCCCTGCGCGCGCGCTTCGTGCCGGACTGCGCCCCCGATCCCTTCACCGTGCTCGGCGTCAGCCCGGACATGCCGATGGACGAGATCCGCAGGCGCTGGCGGCAGCTCGTGCGCGAGAGCCACCCAGACGTGATGTGCGCCCGCGGCCTGCCGGAAGAGGCGATCAAGCTCTCGGAAAGGCGGCTGATCGCGATCAACCAGGCCTGGGAGGAGATCTCGGCCCGCGAACGGGTCTGA
- a CDS encoding acetyl/propionyl/methylcrotonyl-CoA carboxylase subunit alpha — MFDKILIANRGEIACRVIKTARKMGIKTVAVYSDADKHALHVEMADEAVHIGPPPANQSYIVIDKIMQAIRETGAQAVHPGYGFLSENPKFAEALEAAGVAFIGPPKGAIEAMGDKITSKKIAQEAGVSTVPGYMGLIGDADEAVKISGEIGYPVMIKASAGGGGKGMRIAWNDQEAREGFQSSKNEAASSFGDDRIFIEKFVTQPRHIEIQVLCDAHGNGLYLNERECSIQRRNQKVVEEAPSPFLDPETRKAMGEQAVALAKAVGYTSAGTVEFIVDGQKNFYFLEMNTRLQVEHPVTELITGIDLVEQMIRVANGEPLSITQGDVKINGWAIENRLYAEDPYRGFLPSIGRLTRYRPPAEGELLGGVVRNDTGVFEGGEISMYYDPMIAKLCTWAPTREQAIEVMRNALDSFEVEGIGHNLPFLAAVMDHERFISGNITTAFIAEEYPEGFEGVTLAEPALRDVAAACAAMNRVAEIRRTRISGTLDNHERKVGDSWNVALQGASFDVVLAADKAGTTVTFDDGSEVRVTGDWTPGLALAHMEVNGKPLVLKVGKISGGFRIRTRGADLKVNVRTPRQAELARLMPEKLPPDTSKLLLCPMPGLIVKVNVSEGDEVQEGQALCTVEAMKMENILRAERRGKVAKINAAPGDSLAVDDVIMEFE, encoded by the coding sequence ATGTTCGACAAGATCCTGATCGCCAACCGCGGTGAGATCGCCTGCCGGGTCATCAAGACCGCGCGCAAGATGGGCATCAAGACCGTGGCGGTCTACTCGGATGCCGACAAGCACGCGCTGCATGTCGAGATGGCCGACGAGGCCGTGCACATCGGCCCGCCCCCGGCAAACCAGTCTTACATCGTGATCGACAAGATCATGCAGGCGATCCGCGAGACCGGCGCGCAGGCGGTGCACCCGGGCTACGGCTTCCTGTCGGAGAACCCGAAGTTCGCCGAGGCGCTCGAGGCCGCAGGCGTCGCCTTCATCGGCCCGCCCAAGGGCGCGATCGAGGCGATGGGCGACAAGATCACCTCGAAGAAGATCGCGCAGGAGGCGGGCGTGTCGACCGTGCCCGGCTACATGGGGCTGATCGGGGACGCGGACGAGGCGGTGAAGATCTCGGGCGAGATCGGCTACCCGGTGATGATCAAGGCCTCGGCCGGCGGCGGCGGCAAGGGCATGCGCATCGCCTGGAACGACCAGGAGGCGCGCGAGGGCTTCCAGTCCTCCAAGAACGAGGCGGCGAGCTCCTTCGGCGACGACCGCATCTTCATCGAGAAGTTCGTCACCCAGCCGCGCCACATCGAGATCCAGGTGCTCTGCGACGCGCATGGCAACGGGCTCTACCTCAACGAGCGCGAATGCTCGATCCAGCGCCGCAACCAGAAGGTCGTCGAGGAGGCGCCGAGCCCCTTCCTCGACCCCGAGACCCGCAAGGCGATGGGCGAGCAGGCCGTCGCGCTGGCCAAGGCCGTGGGCTACACCAGCGCCGGCACGGTGGAATTCATCGTCGACGGGCAGAAGAACTTCTACTTCCTCGAGATGAACACACGCCTGCAGGTCGAACACCCTGTGACCGAGCTCATCACCGGCATCGACCTCGTCGAGCAGATGATCCGCGTCGCCAACGGCGAGCCGCTGTCGATCACCCAAGGCGACGTGAAGATCAACGGCTGGGCCATCGAGAACCGCCTCTATGCCGAGGATCCCTATCGCGGCTTCCTGCCCTCGATCGGCCGCCTCACCCGCTACCGCCCGCCCGCCGAGGGCGAGCTGCTGGGCGGAGTCGTGCGCAATGATACCGGCGTCTTCGAGGGCGGCGAGATCTCGATGTACTACGACCCGATGATCGCCAAGCTCTGCACCTGGGCGCCGACCCGCGAACAGGCCATCGAGGTCATGCGCAACGCGCTCGACAGCTTCGAGGTCGAGGGCATCGGGCACAACCTGCCCTTCCTCGCCGCGGTGATGGACCACGAGCGCTTCATCTCGGGCAATATCACCACCGCCTTCATCGCCGAGGAATATCCCGAGGGGTTCGAAGGGGTTACGCTGGCCGAGCCGGCGCTGCGCGACGTCGCCGCCGCGTGCGCCGCGATGAACCGCGTGGCCGAGATCCGGCGCACGCGCATCTCGGGCACGCTCGACAACCACGAGCGCAAGGTCGGCGACAGCTGGAACGTCGCGCTGCAGGGCGCAAGTTTCGACGTGGTGCTGGCCGCCGACAAGGCGGGCACCACGGTCACCTTCGACGACGGCTCCGAGGTCCGTGTCACCGGCGACTGGACGCCGGGTCTCGCGCTGGCGCACATGGAGGTGAACGGCAAGCCGCTGGTGCTGAAGGTCGGCAAGATCTCGGGCGGGTTCCGCATCCGCACCCGCGGCGCCGACCTCAAGGTCAACGTGCGCACCCCGCGGCAGGCCGAGCTGGCGCGGCTGATGCCCGAGAAGCTGCCGCCCGACACCTCGAAGCTGCTGCTCTGCCCGATGCCGGGCCTCATCGTGAAGGTGAACGTCTCGGAGGGCGACGAGGTGCAGGAGGGCCAGGCGCTCTGCACCGTCGAGGCGATGAAGATGGAGAACATCCTGCGTGCCGAGCGCAGGGGCAAGGTCGCCAAGATCAACGCGGCCCCCGGCGACAGCCTCGCCGTGGACGACGTGATCATGGAGTTCGAGTGA
- the scpA gene encoding methylmalonyl-CoA mutase, producing MTAKKDAWRQLAEKELHGRPLDDLTWHTLEGIEVKPLYTAEDTAELPHMGNLPGFGPFTRGVKATMYAGRPWTIRQYAGFSTAEESNAFYRKALAAGQQGVSVAFDLATHRGYDSDHPRVVGDVGKAGVAIDSVEDMKILFDGIPLDKISVSMTMNGAVIPILASFIVVGEEQGHDRAVLSGTIQNDILKEFMVRNTYIYPPEPSMRIISDIIEYTSNEMPKFNSISISGYHMQEAGANLVQELAYTLADGREYVRAAINAGMDVDKFAGRLSFFFAIGMNFFMEAAKLRAARTLWHRIMTEFGAKSERSKMLRTHCQTSGVSLQEQDPYNNVIRTAYEAMSAVLGGTQSLHTNALDEAIALPTEFSARIARNTQLILQEETGVTNVVDPLAGSYYVESLTNELIEKAWALIEEVEEMGGMTKAVASGMPKLRIEETAARRQAQIDRGEEVIVGVNKYSKDKEDPIDILDIDNAKVRESQVARLEHVRATRDQAACDAALAELERRAKEGGNLLEAAVEAARARASVGEISMAMEKQFGRHRAEVKTLAGVYGAAYEGDEGFAQIQRDVESFAEAEGRRPRMLVVKMGQDGHDRGAKVIATAFADIGFDVDVGPLFQTPEEAAQDAIDNDVHIVGISSQAAGHKTLAPQLVQALKEQGAEDIIVICGGVIPQQDYDFLYKAGVKAIFGPGTNIPSAAKQILGLIGTPRAAE from the coding sequence ATGACGGCGAAGAAGGACGCATGGCGCCAGCTCGCGGAGAAGGAACTGCACGGGCGGCCGCTGGACGATCTGACCTGGCACACGCTCGAGGGGATCGAGGTGAAGCCGCTCTACACCGCCGAGGACACGGCGGAGCTGCCGCACATGGGCAATCTGCCGGGCTTCGGCCCCTTTACCCGCGGCGTGAAGGCGACGATGTACGCGGGCCGTCCCTGGACCATCCGGCAATACGCGGGCTTCTCCACCGCCGAGGAGTCGAACGCCTTCTACCGCAAGGCGCTGGCGGCGGGGCAGCAGGGGGTCTCTGTGGCCTTCGACCTCGCCACTCACCGCGGCTATGACAGCGACCACCCGCGCGTGGTCGGTGACGTCGGCAAGGCGGGCGTCGCCATCGACAGCGTCGAGGACATGAAGATCCTCTTCGACGGCATCCCGCTCGACAAGATTTCCGTGTCGATGACGATGAACGGCGCGGTGATCCCGATCCTCGCCAGCTTCATCGTCGTGGGCGAGGAGCAGGGCCATGACCGCGCCGTGCTCTCGGGGACCATCCAGAACGACATCCTCAAGGAGTTCATGGTCCGCAACACCTACATCTACCCGCCCGAGCCCTCGATGCGGATCATCTCGGACATCATCGAGTACACCTCGAACGAGATGCCGAAGTTCAACTCGATCTCGATCTCCGGCTACCACATGCAGGAGGCGGGGGCGAACCTCGTGCAGGAGCTGGCCTACACGCTGGCCGACGGGCGCGAATACGTGCGCGCCGCGATCAATGCCGGGATGGACGTCGACAAGTTCGCCGGGCGGCTGTCGTTCTTCTTCGCCATCGGCATGAACTTCTTCATGGAGGCGGCGAAGCTGCGCGCCGCGCGCACGCTCTGGCACCGGATCATGACCGAGTTCGGCGCGAAGTCCGAACGCTCGAAGATGCTGCGCACCCATTGCCAGACCTCGGGCGTCAGCCTGCAGGAGCAGGATCCCTACAACAACGTCATCCGCACCGCCTACGAGGCGATGTCGGCGGTTCTGGGCGGCACCCAGTCGTTGCACACCAACGCGCTTGACGAGGCGATCGCGCTGCCCACCGAGTTCTCGGCCCGGATCGCGCGCAACACCCAGCTCATCCTGCAGGAAGAGACCGGGGTGACCAACGTGGTCGATCCGCTGGCGGGCTCCTACTACGTCGAGAGCCTGACCAACGAGCTGATCGAGAAGGCCTGGGCGCTGATCGAGGAGGTCGAGGAGATGGGCGGCATGACCAAGGCCGTCGCCTCGGGCATGCCCAAGCTGCGCATCGAGGAGACCGCGGCGCGCCGTCAGGCGCAGATCGACCGGGGTGAAGAAGTGATCGTCGGGGTCAACAAGTACAGCAAGGACAAGGAAGACCCGATCGACATCCTCGACATCGACAATGCCAAGGTGCGCGAGAGCCAGGTGGCGCGGCTGGAACATGTTCGCGCGACCCGCGATCAGGCGGCCTGCGACGCGGCGCTGGCCGAGCTCGAGCGGCGCGCGAAGGAGGGCGGCAACCTGCTGGAAGCCGCGGTCGAAGCCGCCCGTGCGCGGGCCTCTGTCGGAGAAATCTCGATGGCCATGGAAAAGCAGTTCGGACGTCACCGCGCCGAGGTTAAGACCCTCGCCGGGGTCTACGGCGCCGCTTACGAGGGCGACGAGGGCTTTGCCCAGATCCAGCGCGACGTGGAAAGCTTCGCCGAGGCCGAAGGCCGCCGCCCGCGCATGCTGGTGGTGAAGATGGGTCAGGACGGGCATGACCGCGGTGCCAAGGTGATCGCCACCGCCTTTGCCGACATCGGTTTCGACGTCGACGTCGGCCCGCTCTTCCAGACCCCGGAAGAGGCGGCGCAGGACGCGATCGACAACGACGTGCACATCGTCGGCATTTCCTCGCAGGCCGCCGGGCACAAGACGCTCGCGCCGCAGCTGGTGCAGGCGCTGAAGGAGCAGGGCGCCGAGGACATCATCGTGATCTGCGGCGGGGTGATCCCGCAGCAGGACTACGACTTCCTCTACAAGGCCGGGGTGAAGGCGATCTTCGGCCCGGGGACCAACATCCCCTCGGCGGCCAAGCAAATCCTCGGGCTCATCGGCACGCCGCGCGCCGCGGAGTGA
- a CDS encoding DUF4174 domain-containing protein, protein MIRRTSLALIGFFALTAGLGAAQGAETPGDSEPPIRPAGEATLDEFLWTKRPLLIFADTENDPRYIQQMQLIQERIDALVERDVVVLTDTDPAARSPIRRAMRPRGFMLMQLAKDGSVILRKASPWDVREISRSIDKQPLRQQEVRDRRDALRERR, encoded by the coding sequence ATGATCCGCCGTACATCCCTCGCCCTCATCGGTTTTTTCGCGCTCACCGCGGGGCTTGGCGCGGCGCAGGGCGCCGAGACGCCTGGCGATTCCGAACCCCCGATCCGTCCCGCCGGCGAGGCGACGCTGGACGAGTTCCTCTGGACCAAGCGCCCGCTGCTGATCTTCGCCGACACGGAAAATGACCCTCGGTACATCCAGCAGATGCAGCTCATACAGGAACGTATCGACGCGCTGGTCGAGCGCGACGTGGTGGTGCTGACCGATACCGACCCGGCCGCGCGCAGCCCGATCCGGCGCGCCATGCGGCCGCGCGGCTTCATGCTGATGCAGCTCGCCAAGGACGGCTCGGTGATCCTCCGCAAGGCCAGCCCCTGGGACGTGCGCGAGATCTCCCGCTCGATCGACAAGCAGCCGCTGCGCCAGCAGGAGGTCCGCGACCGGCGCGACGCGCTGCGCGAGCGCCGGTAG
- a CDS encoding VOC family protein: MLELDHVAVLGETLAEAVTHAESALGQPLSPGGAHPDFGTHNFLIGLEDEIYLEAIAVDPSAPAPGRARWFGLDGFSGPARLDKWICRVPDIDAALRQFPMAGEAVPVTRGSLSWKISVPRDGLLPFDGMFPALIEWISPVPPGVSLAGAGTRLERLTVAHPQADELRALIGPSLATPLVEFAVEPKPALRATFATPSGQRILQ, translated from the coding sequence ATGCTCGAGCTTGATCACGTGGCCGTTCTTGGCGAGACGCTGGCCGAGGCGGTGACCCATGCCGAGAGCGCGCTCGGGCAGCCGCTGTCGCCGGGCGGGGCGCATCCCGATTTCGGCACGCACAACTTCCTGATCGGGCTGGAAGACGAGATCTACCTCGAGGCCATCGCCGTCGATCCCTCGGCCCCCGCGCCGGGCCGCGCGCGCTGGTTCGGGCTCGACGGATTCTCCGGCCCCGCGCGGCTCGACAAGTGGATCTGCCGGGTGCCGGACATCGACGCCGCGCTGCGGCAGTTCCCCATGGCGGGCGAGGCGGTGCCGGTCACCCGCGGCTCGCTCAGCTGGAAAATCTCGGTGCCGCGCGACGGGTTGCTGCCCTTCGACGGCATGTTTCCGGCGCTGATCGAATGGATCAGCCCGGTGCCGCCGGGCGTGTCGCTGGCCGGGGCGGGCACCCGGCTCGAGCGGCTCACCGTGGCGCATCCGCAGGCGGACGAGTTGCGGGCGCTGATCGGCCCGTCGCTGGCAACACCGCTGGTCGAGTTCGCGGTCGAGCCGAAGCCCGCGCTGCGCGCCACCTTCGCGACACCCTCGGGCCAGCGGATCCTGCAATGA
- a CDS encoding N-acetyltransferase family protein — protein MIIRPARAEDAAAVAAIWNPIIDDSAATFTTLRKTPEGLQADFAARGPAFLVAEEEGLLLGFATFFQFRGGPGYARTMEHTVILGPAARGRGVGRALMAALMDEARAQGAHSLFAGVSGENPAGVDFHAALGFTEIARLPEVGLKFGRWMDLVLMQKFL, from the coding sequence ATGATCATCCGCCCCGCGCGGGCCGAGGATGCCGCCGCCGTGGCGGCGATCTGGAACCCGATCATCGACGACAGCGCCGCGACCTTCACTACCCTGCGCAAGACGCCGGAGGGGCTGCAGGCCGATTTCGCCGCGCGCGGCCCGGCCTTCCTCGTCGCCGAGGAAGAAGGGTTGCTGCTCGGCTTTGCCACCTTCTTCCAGTTCCGCGGCGGGCCGGGCTACGCCCGCACCATGGAGCACACGGTCATCCTCGGCCCGGCCGCGCGCGGGCGCGGCGTCGGGCGGGCGCTGATGGCCGCGCTGATGGACGAGGCGCGGGCGCAGGGCGCGCACAGCCTCTTTGCCGGGGTCTCGGGCGAGAATCCGGCGGGCGTTGACTTCCACGCGGCGCTCGGCTTCACCGAGATCGCACGGCTGCCCGAGGTCGGCCTCAAGTTCGGGCGCTGGATGGATCTGGTGCTCATGCAGAAGTTCCTCTGA
- a CDS encoding endonuclease/exonuclease/phosphatase family protein has product MRLATYNVEWFDDLFNKQDELVIDDHWSGRRDITRAEQAEALGVVFTAMDADAVMIIEAPDTGTRRDTHRALENFAHAFDLRTRKVLIGFANETQQEIALLYDPDKIKVRHVPGESPDAPRFDTEFRIDLDFDATEDRVSFSKPPLEVELTTSSGRVLHLIGAHLKSKAPHGAKTHDQVMRASICNRRKQLVEAIWLRRRVDALLAEGESVIVLGDLNDGPGLDEYEHLFGHSSVEILLGEGDTALYDPHAAQALRGRLTPQPSTARFYIEPEKRYLQALLDYVMVSRDLRDLAREWRIWHPFDDAQCWRAPELCKALLTASDHFPVTLDLAV; this is encoded by the coding sequence GTGCGCCTCGCCACCTACAATGTCGAGTGGTTCGATGACCTGTTCAACAAGCAGGACGAGCTGGTGATCGACGACCACTGGTCCGGGCGGCGCGACATCACGAGGGCCGAGCAGGCCGAGGCGCTGGGGGTGGTCTTCACCGCCATGGACGCCGACGCGGTGATGATCATCGAGGCCCCCGACACCGGCACCCGCCGCGACACGCACCGCGCGCTCGAGAACTTCGCCCATGCGTTCGACCTGCGCACGCGCAAGGTGCTGATCGGGTTCGCCAACGAGACCCAGCAGGAAATCGCGCTGCTCTACGACCCGGACAAGATAAAGGTGCGCCACGTTCCCGGCGAGAGCCCCGACGCGCCGCGCTTCGACACCGAGTTCCGCATCGACCTCGATTTCGACGCCACCGAGGACCGCGTCTCGTTCTCGAAGCCGCCGCTCGAGGTCGAGCTGACCACCTCCAGCGGCCGGGTGCTGCACCTGATCGGCGCCCATCTGAAGTCCAAGGCGCCGCACGGGGCCAAGACCCATGACCAGGTGATGCGCGCCTCGATCTGCAACCGCCGCAAGCAGCTGGTCGAGGCGATCTGGCTGCGCCGCCGCGTCGATGCCCTGCTCGCCGAAGGCGAGAGCGTCATCGTGCTCGGCGATCTCAACGACGGCCCGGGGCTGGACGAGTACGAGCACCTCTTCGGGCACAGCTCGGTCGAGATCCTTCTCGGCGAGGGCGACACGGCGCTTTACGATCCGCACGCGGCGCAGGCGCTGCGCGGGCGGCTCACGCCGCAGCCCAGCACCGCGCGCTTCTACATCGAGCCCGAGAAGCGCTACCTGCAGGCGCTGCTCGACTACGTCATGGTGTCGCGCGACCTGCGCGATCTGGCGCGGGAGTGGCGCATCTGGCACCCGTTCGACGATGCGCAATGCTGGCGCGCGCCCGAGCTCTGCAAGGCGCTGCTGACCGCCTCGGACCACTTTCCCGTCACGCTGGATCTTGCCGTCTGA